The following are from one region of the Salvia splendens isolate huo1 chromosome 2, SspV2, whole genome shotgun sequence genome:
- the LOC121767719 gene encoding cysteine-rich and transmembrane domain-containing protein WIH2-like yields the protein MSYQKVPHENYPPPGYGTVYPPPSAYPSAPPPPPPEGYPYPPPSAHEGYPYPPPSLHEGYPYPPPRPTGYPYPPPPQQHGGGYQGYFNHGSPPPPPSYHVHHCDHDDGSSFFQGCLAALCCCCVLEECCF from the exons ATGAGTTATCAGAAAGTGCCGCACGAAAATTACCCTCCTCCAG GGTATGGGACGGTGTACCCTCCGCCGTCGGCGTATCCGTCCGCGCCAcctccgccaccgccagagGGGTATCCGTATCCTCCTCCGTCAGCGCACGAGGGGTATCCATATCCGCCTCCGTCACTGCACGAGGGATATCCGTACCCGCCCCCTCGGCCGACAGGGTATCCGTACCCGCCTCCGCCGCAGCAGCACGGCGGGGGATATCAAGGATATTTCAATCATGGATCTCCGCCTCCTCCACCTTCCTACCACGTTCACCATTGTGATCACGATGATGGTTCCTCCTTTTTCCAAGGCTG TCTTGCGGCCCTTTGTTGCTGTTGCGTACTGGAAGAATGCTGCTTCTGA
- the LOC121767678 gene encoding translocon-associated protein subunit beta-like, with protein MANSNFGFPIFILAALLLASSTIATSQAPFIVAHKKASLTSLKPGSERVSVSIDIYNQGSATAYDVTLHDDNWSSDVFGIVAGNTSVSWERLDAGVVLSHSFELEAKTKTVFYSPPAVVTYRVPTKSTLQEAFSTPILPLEILADRPPVKKLDWAKKLLAKYGSLVSVVIIVVLFVYLVASPSSGAKGSKKKR; from the exons ATGGCGAATTCGAATTTCGGCTTCCCGATCTTCATTCTCGCCGCTCTGTTGCTGGCCTCCTCGACGATCGCCACCTCCCAAGCTCCATTCATCGTCGCCCACAAGAAGGCCTCTCTCACTAGCCTCAAACCCGGCTCTGAACGCGTCTCCGTCTCCATCGATATCTACAATCAAGGATCCGC GACTGCTTACGACGTGACACTTCACGATGATAACTGGTCTAGTGATGTATTTGGCATTGTCGCTGGTAACACATCAGTCTCCTGGGAAAGGCTTGATGC TGGGGTAGTTCTATCACATTCCTTTGAGTTGGAGGCGAAAACAAAAACTGTTTTTTATAGTCCACCAGCAGTAGTAACTTATCGTGTTCCTACAAAATCCACCTTGCAG GAGGCATTCTCAACTCCAATCCTACCACTTGAAATCCTAGCTGATAGGCCTCCGGTGAAGAAGCTTGACTGG GCAAAG AAGCTGCTGGCTAAATACGGATCCCTTGTTTCGGTGGTAATCATTGTTGTCTTGTTCGTGTACCTGGTGGCCTCTCCATCCAGTGGTGCCAAGGGTAGCAAGAAGAAGCGCTAA
- the LOC121780289 gene encoding GEM-like protein 5: MSGKDQESQPIQYPHISTAPEPSFSAPGPSSSAPANQEFQPVQYPEPSYPDAEKWGTHVMGTPAVPTCHPNNQKAAMWGVADQKDYQNHHQPYLQYTPIDKNNSTPFNSVLHKFNMWSTKAEVTANNIWKNLKTGSSVSGAAWGKMNLGAKAITGGGFESLYKQSFATYPNETLKKTFACYLSTSTGPVAGTLYLSDIHVAFCSDRPLSFTAPSGQETWSYYKILIPVAKIGSVNPVVMREHQTERYIQLVSTDGHDFWFMGFVNYEKATNHLFDGISKFAAAGVPVSQPPPAGGPKYA, encoded by the exons ATGAGCGGCAAAGATCAAGAATCCCAACCCATCCAATACCCTCACATCTCGACAGCTCCGGAGCCGTCTTTCTCAGCTCCGGGGccatcttcctctgctcccgCAAATCAAGAATTCCAACCCGTCCAATACCCGGAGCCGTCCTATCCTGACGCAGAGAAATGGGGGACCCACGTGATGGGCACGCCGGCAGTGCCGACGTGTCATCCAAACAACCAAAAGGCAGCTATGTGGGGTGTAGCCGATCAAAAGGACTACCAAAACCATCATCAACCCTATCTCCAATATACTCCTATTGACAAAAACAACTCTACTCCATTCAATTCAGTTCTCCACAAATTCAACATGTGGAGCACCAAGGCTGAGGTCACAGCTAACAACATTTGGAAAAATT TGAAGACGGGATCGTCTGTGTCGGGAGCAGCGTGGGGGAAGATGAACTTGGGCGCCAAAGCAATCACAGGGGGTGGATTTGAGAGTCTTTACAAACAATCTTTCGCTACTTATCCAAACGAGACGCTCAAAAAGACCTTTGCTTGTTACCTGTCCACTTCCACCGGTCCGGTCGCCGGAACTCTCTATCTCTCCGACATCCACGTTGCATTTTGCAGCGACCGCCCCTTGTCCTTCACCGCACCCTCCGGCCAAGAGACTTGGAGTTATTACAAG ATTTTGATACCAGTAGCAAAGATAGGGAGCGTGAATCCAGTGGTGATGAGGGAGCATCAAACGGAGAGATACATACAGTTGGTGTCAACGGACGGCCACGATTTCTGGTTTATGGGATTTGTCAACTACGAAAAAGCCACCAATCATCTCTTTGATGGCATTTCTAAATTCGCGGCAGCCGGAGTTCCTGTGTCTCAACCTCCTCCGGCCGGTGGGCCAAAGTATGCTTAG
- the LOC121793045 gene encoding protein AUXIN SIGNALING F-BOX 2-like: MCLFQFQSVMNYFPEEVLEHVFDFLTSHRDRNTVSLVCKSWYSVERFSREKVFIGNCYAVNPERLIARFPRLRSLTLKGKPHFADFNLVPDGWGGHVYPWIEAMAKSGINLEELKLKRMVVSDESLELLAKSFPNFKSLVLVSCEGFTTVGLAAIASNCRFLRELDLQENEVDDLKGKWLSCFPESCTSLVSLNFACLKGEVNVVALERLVARCPNLRSLRLNHTVPLEVLQKILVRAPQLSDLGTGSFTHDPDSETFIKLKNAMKNCHSIRSLSGFLDVNGRCLPAIYPICISLTSLNLSYAPGIFSNELIKLICHCKKIERLWILDTIGDKGLGVVANTCKELQELRVFPSDLYGVGNTAVTEEGLVAISAGCPKLNSILYFCQQMTNAALITVAKNCPNFIRFRLCTLDPIVPDAVTNQPLDEGFGAIVQSCKRLTRLSVSGLLTDQVFLYIGMYAEQLEMLSIAFAGDSDKGMLYVLNGCKKLKKLEIRDSPFGNMALLSDMGKYETMRSLWMSSCEVTLGGCKTLAEKMPWLNVEIINEHEAGEGEGEASCDDRHRVEKMYLYRTLVGPRKDAPDFVWTL; this comes from the exons ATGTGTCTGTTTCAGTTTCAGAGCGTGATGAATTACTTCCCGGAGGAAGTGCTCGAACACGTGTTCGATTTCCTGACCTCGCACCGCGACCGGAATACGGTGTCGCTGGTGTGCAAATCGTGGTACAGCGTGGAGCGATTCAGCCGCGAGAAGGTGTTCATCGGCAACTGCTACGCCGTGAATCCGGAGCGGTTGATTGCTAGGTTTCCGCGGCTCCGATCGTTGACACTGAAAGGGAAGCCTCATTTCGCGGATTTCAATCTGGTGCCTGATGGCTGGGGCGGCCACGTGTACCCATGGATCGAGGCGATGGCCAAGAGCGGAATCAATCTAGAGGAGCTGAAGTTGAAGAGGATGGTGGTGTCGGATGAGAGCCTCGAGCTGCTTGCGAAATCTTTCCCCAATTTCAAGTCTTTGGTTTTGGTCAGCTGTGAAGGGTTCACTACCGTTGGTCTTGCTGCCATTGCATCCAATTGCAG GTTCCTCAGGGAGCTCGATCTGCAGGAAAATGAAGTTGATGATCTCAAGGGCAAGTGGCTCAGTTGTTTTCCAGAGAGCTGTACCTCTTTGGTCTCGTTAAATTTTGCATGCCTCAAGGGAGAGGTTAACGTTGTTGCTCTCGAGAGACTGGTTGCAAGATGTCCCAACCTTAGGAGTCTAAGACTGAACCACACAGTGCCTCTGGAGGTTCTGCAGAAGATTTTGGTTCGAGCTCCTCAGTTGAGTGATTTGGGCACTGGCTCCTTCACCCATGATCCGGACTCGGAGACTTTTATCAAACTGAAAAATGCTATGAAGAATTGTCATTCAATTAGAAGCTTGTCAGGGTTTCTGGATGTGAATGGACGCTGCTTGCCCGCTATCtacccaatctgcatcagtttGACCTCGTTGAACTTGAGTTACGCCCCTGGAATCTTCAGTAATGAGCTTATAAAGCTAATCTGTCACTGCAAGAAAATAGAGCGGCTCTGG ATTTTAGATACCATCGGAGATAAAGGACTTGGTGTCGTGGCCAACACATGCAAGGAGCTACAGGAGTTGAGAGTCTTCCCATCTGACCTCTATGGCGTGGGAAATACAGCTGTAACGGAAGAAGGGCTTGTTGCTATATCAGCTGGATGCCCAAAGCTGAACTCAATCTTGTACTTCTGTCAGCAGATGACCAATGCTGCCCTCATCACAGTAGCCAAAAACTGCCCTAACTTCATACGTTTTCGGCTGTGCACCCTTGACCCAATTGTACCAGATGCTGTAACCAACCAACCACTCGATGAAGGTTTTGGGGCGATTGTCCAGTCATGCAAGCGCCTGACACGGCTATCAGTCTCTGGCCTTCTGACGGATCAAGTCTTTCTTTACATAGGCATGTATGCTGAGCAGCTTGAAATGCTCTCTATCGCGTTTGCTGGTGACAGCGACAAAGGGATGCTCTATGTGCTCAACGGGTGCAAGAAACTGAAGAAGCTGGAGATCAGAGACAGCCCGTTTGGTAACATGGCACTTTTATCGGACATGGGGAAGTATGAAACAATGCGATCCCTTTGGATGTCCTCATGTGAAGTGACCCTCGGAGGATGCAAGACTCTGGCTGAGAAGATGCCGTGGCTTAATGTTGAGATAATCAACGAGCACGAGGCTGGTGAGGGGGAGGGCGAGGCCAGCTGTGATGATAGGCATAGAGTCGAGAAGATGTACTTGTACCGGACCCTTGTTGGGCCTCGGAAGGATGCCCCTGATTTTGTTTGGACGCTGTAA